One Poecilia reticulata strain Guanapo linkage group LG19, Guppy_female_1.0+MT, whole genome shotgun sequence genomic window carries:
- the armc7 gene encoding armadillo repeat-containing protein 7 isoform X1: protein MSSTEAPERFEYLQSLVTEFQDTDSEEAKEQVLANLANFAYDPKNMEYLRELQVPDLFLDMLTEENENFVEFGMGGLCNLSMDPKCREVILQSGGISLVTNCLSNRREETVLSAVTTLMNLATPATRPQISGPGILQCMLRFSLAESPRLRNLAAVFLQDCCSEEQVRQAQQQTEGQQTAVGIPLPKE from the exons ATGAGCTCCACCGAAGCGCCGGAGCGGTTTGAATATTTACAATCTCTTGTCACTGAATTTCAGGACACGGACAGTGAAG AGGCCAAAGAGCAAGTTCTAGCCAACCTCGCCAACTTTGCGTACGACCCAAAGAACATGGAGTATCTGCGGGAGCTGCAGGTGCCCGACCTCTTCCTGGACATGCTGACCGAGGAGAACGAGAACTTTGTGGAGTTTGGGATGG GGGGGCTCTGTAACCTCAGCATGGACCCAAAGTGCAGAGAGGTCATCCTGCAGAGCGGCGGCATCAGCCTGGTCACAAACTGCCTGTCCAACCGGCGGGAAGAGACCGTCTTGTCGGCCGTCACCACCCTCATGAACCTCGCCACGCCCGCGACCCGTCCCCAGATCTCCGGGCCGGGAATCCTGCAGTGCATGCTGCGCTTCTCCCTGGCAGAGAGCCCCCGCCTGCGCAACCTGGCAGCCGTGTTCCTGCAGGACTGCTGCAGCGAGGAGCAGGTGAGGCAGGCCCAGCAGCAGACGGAGGGACAGCAGACTGCTGTTGGGATCCCGTTGCCCAAAGAATGA
- the armc7 gene encoding armadillo repeat-containing protein 7 isoform X2: protein MSSTEAPERFEYLQSLVTEFQDTDSEEAKEQVLANLANFAYDPKNMEYLRELQVPDLFLDMLTEENENFVEFGMGGLCNLSMDPKCREVILQSGGISLVTNCLSNRREETVLSAVTTLMNLATPATRPQISGPGILQCMLRFSLAESPRLRNLAAVFLQDCCSEEQRRFCIRGGFAFSAPVMQS from the exons ATGAGCTCCACCGAAGCGCCGGAGCGGTTTGAATATTTACAATCTCTTGTCACTGAATTTCAGGACACGGACAGTGAAG AGGCCAAAGAGCAAGTTCTAGCCAACCTCGCCAACTTTGCGTACGACCCAAAGAACATGGAGTATCTGCGGGAGCTGCAGGTGCCCGACCTCTTCCTGGACATGCTGACCGAGGAGAACGAGAACTTTGTGGAGTTTGGGATGG GGGGGCTCTGTAACCTCAGCATGGACCCAAAGTGCAGAGAGGTCATCCTGCAGAGCGGCGGCATCAGCCTGGTCACAAACTGCCTGTCCAACCGGCGGGAAGAGACCGTCTTGTCGGCCGTCACCACCCTCATGAACCTCGCCACGCCCGCGACCCGTCCCCAGATCTCCGGGCCGGGAATCCTGCAGTGCATGCTGCGCTTCTCCCTGGCAGAGAGCCCCCGCCTGCGCAACCTGGCAGCCGTGTTCCTGCAGGACTGCTGCAGCGAGGAGCAG AGGCGTTTCTGCATCCGGGGGGGTTTTGCTTTTTCAGCCCCAGTGATGCAGTCCTGA